The Oncorhynchus gorbuscha isolate QuinsamMale2020 ecotype Even-year unplaced genomic scaffold, OgorEven_v1.0 Un_scaffold_11841, whole genome shotgun sequence genome segment gaaccaacacacacagagagaaaacacagacacacacatgaaccaacacacacagagagaaaacacagacacacacatgaaccaacacacacagagagaaaacacagacacacacatgaaccaacacacacagagagaaaacacagacacacacatgcaccaacacacacagagagaaaacacagacacacacatgcaccaacacacacagagagaaaacacagacacacacatgcaccaacacacacacagagaaaacacagacacacacacagagaaaacacagacacacacatgcaccaacacacacagagagaaaacacagacacacacatgcaccagcacacacagagagaaaacacagacacacacatgcaccaacacacacagagagaaaacacagacacacacatgcaccaacacacacagagagaaaacacagacacacacatgcaccaacacacacagagataaaacacagacacacacatgaaccaacacacacagagagaaaacacagacacacacatgaaccaacacacacagagagaaaacacagacacacacatgaaccaacacacacagagagaaaacacagacacacacatgaaccaacacacacagagagaaaacacagacacacacatgcaccaacacacacagagagaaaacacagacacacacatgcaccaacacacacagagagaaaacacagacacacacatgcaccaacacacacagagagaaaacacagacacacacatgcaccaacacacacacagagaaaacacagacacacacacagagaaaacacagacacacacatgcaccaacacacacagagagaaaacacagacacacacatgcaccagcacacacagagagaaaacacagacacacacatgcaccaacacacacagagagaaaacacagacacacacatgcaccaacacacacagagagaaaacacagacacacacatgcaccaacacacacagagagaaaacacagacacacacatgcaccaacacacacagagagaaaacacagacacacacatgcaccaacacacacagagagaaaacacagacacattccctggatgggagaccagatgctgctggaagtggtgttggagagccagtaggaggcaccctttcctctgaTCTAAAAAAGAAATGCCCCAacaccccagggcagtgattggggacattgccctgtgtagggtgctgtctttcggatgggacgttaaaagggtgtcctgactctgtgtggtcactaaagatcccatggcacttattgtacaagtaggggtgttaaccccggtgtcctgactaaattcccaatctggtcttcataccatcatggccacctaatcatccccagtttacaattgtctcattcatttccccctcctctcccctgtaactattcctcaggtcgttgctgtagatgagaatgtgttctcagtcaatgtAGCTGGTAAAAttatgttaaataaaaaaaaaagacATATTTCACAGTGCAACTATACTAAACTGTGTTTTTATATCCCTATCGTTAGGCCTGATACACTTttgtattgctgtgtgtgtgtgtatgtgtgtgtgtgtgtgtgtgtttgtgtgtgtgtctgtgtctgcgtgtctgtgtgtgtctgtgcctgtgtgtgtgtctgcgtgtctgtgtgtgtttgtctgtgtgtgtctgtctgtgtgtgtgtctgtgcctgtgtgtgtgtctgtgcctgtgtgtgtgtctgcgtgtctgtgtgtttcatcagggCTTTGACCTCCAGAGGAGTACAGACGCAGCGCTGCTAGAGAGGAGTGTTCGTAACAGGGCCACCGCTGTGGATCCCTCCACTGTGATCTCCTGTGTGCCCAATGAGGGACGACTGAGACCCTACGACAGAACTACTCTGTGGGTCTGCTTCCGTCCTGTCAGCAGAAGGTATCCagccctcctgtgtgtgtgtctatgtgggggtataattttacctttatttaaccaggcaagtcagttaagaacacattcttattttcaatgacggcctgggaacagtgggttaactgcctgttcaggggcagaacgacagatttgtaccttgtcagctcgggggtttgaactcgcaaccttccggttactagtccaacgctctaaccactaggctacgctgccgcctcgtGTAAATGTGTGTAAAGACATTATAACAGGCAGTATATAATGGTTGTTCTGTTCTTCAgaaggagcagggaggagcagaAGACCAGTGGGGCCTCAGCAGCAGCCAGTAAACAagacttctccctcttcctcaagTTCCACACGGTGGGAAGTAAAGATGGCTtcaaccagcagcagcagcagcactccACTGTACCTCCACACAATGGTACAGCAAGCCTCAGTCTGTTCCTTACCAATAGCAGGAACAACATGCTGCAATTTAACAGTGTATATTATATCATTAGCATAAACAACAATTGAAGCCATTCTCTGGTGAGGGGTACTGACTGACATGTGTACAACAGCTATAACAGAAGTGTTGTGCTTGATCTGGGACTGTCTTGTacttgacccctgacctctctgACCTCTAAGCCCTGACCTCTATCCCCAGGTTACTGTGTGGAGCTGGCGGTGACTGGCTcagccctccctgtctccctggtGCCCAGCCCCGGCCACAGCTTCAGCTTCCAGCAGTGTCTGATGGGAGAGCGTGTGGACGTCCTGTGTGTGCTCCAcaacctctcccctcatctccctgtcACCTTCAAGTTCCGAAAGATGGCCAACTTCATCACTGACCCTCCTAGTGGAACCATCTCCCCAGGGCAGAGCCAGGTAGATAGATGGTTAACTTCATCAGTGACCCTCCTAGTGGAACCATCTCCCCAGGGCAGAGCCAGGTAGATAGATGGTTAACTTCATCAGTGACCCTCCTAGTGGAACCATCTCCCCAGGGCAGAGCCAGGTAGATAGATGGTTAACTTCATCAGTGACCCTCCTAGTGGAACCATCTCCCCAGGGCAGAGCCAGGTAGATAGATGGTTAACTTCATCAGTGACCCTCCTAGTGGGACCATCTCCCCAGGGCAGAGCCAGGTAGATAGATGGTTAACTTCATCAGTGACCCTCCTAGTGGAACCATCTCCCCAGGGCAGAGCCAGGTAGATAGATGGTTAACTTCATCAGTGACCCTCCTAGTGGAACCATCTCCCCAGGGCAGAGCCAGGTAGATAGATGGTCAACTTCATCAGTGACCCTCCTAGTGGAACCATCTCCCCAGGGCAGAGCCAGGTAGATAGATGGTTAACTTCATCAGTGACCCTCCTAGTGGAACCATCTCCTCAGGACAGAGCCAGGTAGATAGATGGTTAACTTCATCAGTGACCCTCCTAGTGGGACCATCTCCCCAGGGCAGAGCCAGGTAGATAGATGGTTAACTTCATCAGTGACCCTCCTAGTGGAACCATCTCCCCAGGGCAGAGCCAGGTAGATAGATGGTTACCTTCATCAGTGACCCCACTAGTGGGACCATCTCCTCAGGGCAGAGCCAGGTAGATAGATGGTTAACTTCATCAGTGACCCACCTAGTGGGACCATCTCCCCAGGGCAGAGCCAGGTAGATAGATGGTTAACTTCATCAGTGACCCCACTAGTGGGACCATCTCCCCAGGGCAGAGCCAGGTAGATAGATGGTTAACTTCATCAGTGACCCCACTAGTGGGACCATCTCCCCAGGGCAGAGCCaggtagacagccctggtccaGGCTCAGATGGTTCCTTATTTTGGCCAGattaaagtagtccactatacagagTGCCTGGGCCCTAAAGTTGTACATCATATAGGAAATAGGAGCCATTTTGGAGACAACCCCAGTCTCCTCCAAGCATCCTCTCTGacggaacagacagagaggatgaatTATCAATATCATCCATATCCTCCCTGAGGCTGACAGAAAGTTGATCAGAATCATCGATCTGTGTTTTTGTCCAGGACGTGGTGCTGTCCTTCGCCCCCCACCAGATGGGGACGTTCAAAGTGAAACAGGTGCTGGAGGTGCTGGGTCAGGTGGTACACCTGGAGCCCTCCTCCATCAAGCTCCGCCTCCGCAGCTTCCACACCATCACCCTGCAACTGTCAGCCGTTTGCCGGGCGGAGGCCGCATACGAGACACCCAAACTCAACCCCGGTGAGACCCAACACCACCCCCTGCACACAGCCGGcacactgaacccctcactgccctgtcctctgatctccttcccatactgtatagttcacactgaacccctcactgccctgtcctctgatctccttcccatactgtatagttcacactgaacccctcactgccctgtcccatactgtatagttcacactgaacccctcactgccctgtcccatactgtatagttcacactgaacccctcactgccctgtcccatactgaatagttcacactgaacccctcactgacctgtcctctgatctccttcccatactgtatagttcacactgaacccctcactgccctgtcccatactgtatagttcacactgaacccctcactgccctgtcccatactgtatagttcacactgaacccctcactgccctgtcccatactgtatagttcacactgaacccctcactgccctgtcccatactgtatagttcacactaacccctcactgccctgtcctctgatctccttcccatactgtatagttcacactgaacccctcactgccctgtcccataATGTATAGTTCACACtaacccctcactgccctgtcctctgatctccttcccatactgtatagttcacactgaacccctcactgccctgtcccatacggtatagttcacactgaacccctcactgccctgtcctctgatctccttcaaatactgtatagttcacactgaacccctcactgccctgtcccatactgtatagttcacactaacccctcactgccctgtcctctgatctcctttccatactgtatagttcacactgaacccctcactgccctgtcccatactgtatagttcacactgaacccctcactgccctgtcctctgatctccttcccatactgtatagttcacactaacccctcactgccctgtcccatactgtatagttcacactgaacccctcactgccctgtcccatactgtatagttcacactgaacccctcactgccctgtcccatactgtatagttcacactgaacccctcactgccctgtcccatactgtatagttcacactgaacccctcactgccctgtcccatactgaatagttcacactgaacccctcactgccctgtcctctgatctcctttccatactgtatagttcacactgaacccctcactgccctgtcctctgatctccttcccatactgtatagttcacactaacccctcactgccctgtcccatactgtatagttcacactgaacccctcactgccctgtcccatactgtatagttcacactgaacccctcactgccctgtcccatactgaatagttcacactgaacccctcactgccctgtcctctgatctcctttccatactgtatagttcacactgaacccctcactgccctgtcctCTGATCTCCTTTCCATACTGTATAGTTCTTCAAAGTATTGTCTGGCATTCTATCTTCAACCTGTTATTGGACCCTCCCAGTCATTGTTTTGTCTGTGATGTATCAGGAATCACCCCGGCTGTGACCAATGAGACAGGCCAGTATGCCCGGGTGCCCTCCAGTGAGCTGGGCAGGTGTGTGGGATTGGTGCGGGCAGCTGTCCACAGCACGGCCAAGACCCGGCTCCACAGCCACGGTCAGAGCCAGAGCCACCGTAGGAACCAGAGTCTAGACGGTCGCCGGCGAGAGCTACTGGCCTTCCCCAACGACAGGGCCTGCAGCATCCGCCCTGCCTCTCCAGACACCACCTACAGGTCATCTGAGTTATACAACAGAGAGTGTCTGCCATGGCACCCTGTGACCTATTCCAGAGACGTATCAGTACTACTAACAGTAATGATGGAAATAGTATCAGTACTACTAACAGTAATGATGGAAATAGTATCAGTACTACTAATAGTAATGATGGAAATAGTATCAGTACTACTAACAGTAATGATGGAAATAGTATCAGTACTACTAACAGTAATGATGGAAATAGTATCAGTACTACTAACAGTAATGATGGAAATAGTATCAGTACTACTAACAGTAATGATGGAAATAGTATCAGTACTACTAATAGCAATGATGGAAATAGTATCAGTGCTACTAATAGTAATGATGGAAATAGTATCAGTACTACTAATAGTAATGATGGAAATAGTATCAGTACTACTAATAGTAATGATGGAAATAGTATCAGTACTACTAATAGTAATGATGGAAATAGTATCAGTACTACTAATAGTAATGATGGAAATAGTATCAGTACTACTAATAGTAATGATGGAAATAGTATCAGTACTACTAATAGTAATGATGGAAATAGTATCAGTACTACTAATAGTAATGATGGAAATAGTATCAGTACTACTAATAGTAATGATGGAAATAGTATCAGTACTACTAATAGTAATGATGGAAATAGTATCAGTGCAGTCAGGTTTGCAGGGACCTGCTAACCAGATCAAATctaattctattggtcacatagaatgttaatgcgagtgtagtgaaatgcttgtgcttctagttccgacagtgcagtaatatgtaACAAGTattctaacaattccacaacaactaccttatacacacaaatctaagtaaagggatggaataagaatatgtacatataaatatatggatgagcgataaCCGAGTGTAATAGggaagatgcaatagatggtataagatacagtatatacatatgagatgagtaatggaagatatgtaaacattattaaagtggcattattaaagtgcccAGATGTCTGGGCAGTCAGTGCAGTTGGTTTACAATTTGCATCCGTGTTCCTGTAAAGTCCTATGTAGCCCCTATGTTCTGTAAAGACCTACGTAGCCCCTATGTTCTGTAAAGTCCTATGTAACCCCTGTGTTCTGTAAAGACCTATGTAACCCCTATGTTCTGTAAAGTCCTATGTAACCCCTATGTTCTCTAATGTCCTATGTAGCCCCTATGTTCTCTAATGCCCCTATGTTCTGTAAAGACCTATATAGCCCATATGTTCTGTAAAGTCCTATGTAGCCCCTATGTTCTGTAAAGTCCTATGTAGCCCCTATGTTCTGTAAAGTCCTATGTAGCCCCTATGTTCTGTAAAGTCCTATGTAACCCCTATGTTCTGTAAAGTCCTATGTAGCCTCTATGTTCTGTAAAGTCCTATGTAGCCCCTATGTTCTGTAAAGTCCTATGTAGCCCCTATGTTCTGTAAAGTCCTATGTAGCCCCTATGTTCTGTAAAGTCCTATGTAGTCCCTATGTTCTCTAATGTCCTATGTAGCCCCTATGTTCTGTAAAGTCCTATATAGCCCCTATGTTCTCTAATGTCCTATGTAGCCCCTATGTTCTGTAAAGTCCTATGTAGCCCCTATGTTCTGTAAAGTCCTATGTAGCCCCTATGTTCTGCCTATGAACTCTTATGAACTGCTTATAtcgtctctccctccacccaggaCCATCTTCACGCGGGTGGAGCGTTACCGCTATGAGGACCCTGACTTTTCCTtcacggaggaggaggagcagcagagacagagacac includes the following:
- the LOC124030468 gene encoding cilia- and flagella-associated protein 47-like, with protein sequence GFDLQRSTDAALLERSVRNRATAVDPSTVISCVPNEGRLRPYDRTTLWVCFRPVSRRRSREEQKTSGASAAASKQDFSLFLKFHTVGSKDGFNQQQQQHSTVPPHNGYCVELAVTGSALPVSLVPSPGHSFSFQQCLMGERVDVLCVLHNLSPHLPVTFKFRKMANFITDPPSGTISPGQSQDVVLSFAPHQMGTFKVKQVLEVLGQVVHLEPSSIKLRLRSFHTITLQLSAVCRAEAAYETPKLNPVIVLSVMYQESPRL